In the genome of Gemmatimonadaceae bacterium, one region contains:
- a CDS encoding 6-carboxytetrahydropterin synthase, whose protein sequence is MPLASLTRRVTFAAAHRYRRPDWSEEKNLEVFGSCSRLSYHGHNYACEVTVSGEIDPETGFVVDLGALDTILREEVSDRFDHRNINADVPEFADGKLIPSGENLARFIFARVQQRLNGRASVTRVTVAEDSTLSATYTGD, encoded by the coding sequence GTGCCCCTCGCAAGCCTCACCCGCCGCGTTACCTTCGCCGCGGCACACCGGTACCGCCGGCCCGACTGGTCCGAGGAGAAAAACCTCGAGGTCTTCGGCTCCTGCTCGCGACTCAGTTACCACGGCCACAACTACGCGTGCGAGGTCACGGTCTCCGGCGAGATAGATCCGGAGACGGGCTTTGTGGTAGACCTCGGCGCGCTCGACACGATCCTGCGCGAGGAAGTGAGCGACCGGTTCGACCACCGCAACATCAACGCCGACGTGCCGGAGTTCGCGGACGGCAAGTTGATCCCGAGCGGGGAGAATCTGGCGCGCTTCATCTTTGCGCGCGTGCAGCAGCGGCTGAACGGACGCGCGTCCGTGACACGCGTGACCGTCGCGGAAGACTCGACGCTCAGCGCCACGTACACCGGAGACTAG
- a CDS encoding BON domain-containing protein, translated as MQHDFDNTDEIRDLDDQELHRLVRDRLADDTAIDADDLLVEVRDGRVRVSGRVGTDGERRIADHILSDGLGLTEYDNEIVVDPIRRAESPEAIDDHIANEEMHEGRMFGDRPPQSSDEAEHLAEDVDTELFGTTDASEATESGAPWTPPSGPTPEGRDEAPPERQ; from the coding sequence ATGCAGCACGACTTCGACAACACGGACGAGATCCGGGACCTGGACGACCAGGAGCTGCACCGCCTGGTGCGCGACCGGCTGGCGGACGACACGGCGATCGACGCCGACGATCTGCTGGTGGAAGTGCGGGACGGGCGCGTGCGGGTGTCCGGCCGCGTCGGGACCGACGGCGAGCGCCGGATCGCCGATCACATCCTGAGCGACGGCCTCGGCCTCACGGAGTACGACAACGAGATCGTGGTCGATCCCATCCGGCGGGCGGAGAGTCCCGAAGCCATCGACGATCACATCGCGAACGAGGAGATGCACGAAGGGAGGATGTTCGGCGACCGGCCGCCGCAGTCCAGCGACGAAGCGGAGCATCTGGCCGAGGATGTGGACACCGAGCTCTTCGGCACGACCGACGCGAGCGAAGCCACCGAGAGCGGCGCGCCGTGGACGCCGCCGAGCGGGCCGACGCCCGAGGGACGGGATGAGGCACCGCCGGAGCGGCAGTGA